The DNA segment cgatgatgatgatgtctcATACACCAAACCAGCAGACGCATCTTCAACGTCCGAGCAgcaacctcctcctcctcctcctcctcccacgTCAGACTTCCTGTGGCTGTAATAAACCcaatcttcgtcttcttcgctCACTTTCTTGCCGCGGTTAAACGAGCTTCCAACACCGTTTGCGTAAGACAATGGTCCGTATGAGAAAGACTTTCTCACACTCATCAGATCCTCTTTGCATTCATCGGAAGCTTCCTCGGAGAGGTCAAGGGATTCGGAGGATTCGAAGCTCGAGAATCTGCCTTCTTCTGCCTCCTCGCGGTGGCAAGCCTTCTTGGCTTTCCTTGTGGAAACGAAGATCTTGACTTTTCTTAGACCGGCTTTGATTGCGGACACGTCTTCCTTCTCGGTTTGGTGAGGTGGAGGTGGAGATGGGACAGGGACAACAGCTGTTTGTGAGTCTGAGGTTTCTGGTGTGGTTCTGAGCTCAAACAGGCTCAGTGATACctaaagaacaaagagagtttCAAGAACTAGCTGATGAAGTAATGTAAGAGAGAAGGGAACGTACACAGAGTAAAGGATGCGGCTCGGAGGCTATACAAGCAGAGAGGGTGAGAGGGATGTTTATTTCAAACTCTCTTTGATCGGTTACACGTGCGTATTCAGAAAGATTCAGAGATGCAGTTCCAACGAGAGGAGCTTTGTTCTTTTGCCCTTGCTTCATTCCCTGAGAATCAAATTCAACTCTTACATACAGAACCAACAATGAAGAATCTATAGCAACTAATGTAAACCATTTgaatttaagcaaaaaaaaaaaaactaataaaccaTTTGAATGTAAAACATCACTAGGTAATAATATCTAAGACCATTGTGTACCAAATCAAAATATATCACAAAATCAAATTCAATCAGACATGTCTCTCTTACATACAGAACCAACAATGAAGAATCTAGCAACTAATAAACCATTTGaatttaagcaaaaaaataattaaaaaaactaataaaccaTTTGGTCTAAGACCATTGTGTaccaaatcaaaatatatatcacAAAGTCTCTAGCTTTGAATCTAAGACCAATCAAATTCAATCAGACATGTCTCTCTTACATACATAACCAACAATGAAGAATCTATAGCAACTAATAAACCATTTGAATTGAagcaaaaaaacaattaaaaaaaaactaataaaccaTTTGATCTAAGACCATTGTGTACCAAATCAAAATATATCAGCTTTGAATCTAAGACCAATCAAAAACTCTAATAACCGTTTTTGGGAGATTCTGTTATTATTTGAAAGTACTTACATTGGTGAAGAGAGAGAAAGCAATCTCCCAAGGATAAAACAGAGTGTCGTCCTCCTTGTAAGAAGTGAGAGAGCACACGCTCTGAAACTCTCCCTCTTCCCACGAAACGACGTCGCTTTCTGCCGCAGCTTCCTTTGTGAAGTCCCTTTTCACAGACGGCCTCCTCAGAGACCCCAACGTCGCCTTGGGCCCTTTCCACCGAATCTCCACCGTCAATCTCTCATTCTCCGGCTCCCTCGCCAGATCCCACCCTTCCAATCTCTTCACGGATAGCTTCACCTCGTATTTCCTCGTCACCAGCGGCGGCCATGGCCGCCACTTCATCATCTTCACCACCATTGAAACGTAAACAAAACTGTTTCTCGAGTAGTTGAGAAAAAAACAggggaaatgaaaaaaaaaaaggtttgtttttttatttagctTGTTGATGATTTAGATCAATGCCCAGAAATAGAAAGCAAGTTTTAGACACGGGAAGCTTTTAGGATGTGGTTTCTATCTTGGAAGTTTTAGCTTCTTCTCTGGTAAAGATGAAAAAGGTTATGGtgcgaagagagagagagggagagaaagTGGGCACACAGAACACAGCACAAGCGTGTAGACATAGAGAGACAACGAAGAAAAGTGAAAAGAAAGATCTCAACTTCACAGATCtgtccctctctctctctaacgaACGATAGAATTGGAATAAACCAGCGAACCGGAGTTAAAATGTGTAAAATTAGTTAACCGTGGTTAAGTCGAACGTTAGCGTATGAACCGGGTTTTAGGATCTATTATCTAACCGAATCTCACGGAGGGAAGCGACTGCTTAACGGTGTTAAAtatatttcgttttttttttgtaaaatttaaatcCGCCGGATTTAAATGTGTAAAATTAGTTAACCGTGAGCGTTAGCGTCTGAACCGGGTTTTAGAATCCATTTATCTAACCGAATCTGACGGAGGGAAGGGGCTGCTTAACGGTGTTAATATATtccgttttgtttttttagtaaAATCAAATCCTTACAACAAGAAAGTAATTCaccattttttattattaaacttaGTCAATTTAGTAGTAGCTCAAATTAAATTGGTTTCATGACTTCAATTTTGGATTTCATGTGTTGAGAATTATTTGTAGACCATGTGTTTTTGTCTCATTATACTTTAGTTAAAAAGTACTAATCTTAGTTGTCTATTATTATTCCTTCCAAAATTATCGTCTttctattaaataaaaagaatattataaGACTATAAAAAGCTGGTAGTTCACCGTTCTTGGTGTccaaacaaaaacaacacaaaTGATCGCTAAAtttcaacaatatttttttttaaaaactataatcatGATAAACTCCAAGAAAGATTGATCAAGTTGTTTAAGATCTTAATTAGGGTTTATATCATCCATTTCACGTGTTAATCTAATACTCTTTATCAGTTAGAAACCTAATTATTAATAGTAACATGTATTGGTTAGAGGCCCATGCCATTCTTTATTCTATGTCCATTACTTTAAGACATCCTCCAAACATTTGACACGATCGATCCTATTGTTACCAAGATCATGCATAATTGCATATAGGTTCACGCATACAATTGAGTTTGAATTTCACTTTATGATGGTTTTATGCGACAACGTTTGACAACTAATGTGCTTCATGCCACTGGAGTGCGGTGGTCACTGGCCCTATCTATGCTTCACACTAAAGGAACAAGCAGTATCTAatgcatcatgattcattcatGATCATTCTTTCTATCGCATTATAATTTAGCCAACCCACTTTATATATATCATGAATTCTTAAATTGTAATTAGCATGACTAGAGATTCATTGACTTGTTTCACACATCACAGCCACATGCCTATTATTTAATTTGCTCATGAGTTATGATCCTATCTCTGCTTTATTTAAACAATACGAATACCATCGCGATtgctttattaaaaataactacGATTAatggatagtttttttttttggtcaaaaaataaCTTCGATTAATGGATATTGGATAGTTTAACGATATATATTGAAAGGTTAAAACGAGCCATTAACTCTTGAAAACGGATGTTATGCATTATCATTCTAAGTTTAAAACTAACGATACATTTAAACGAAGAACTATCTCCTAAATTTCATCTTTAACTATCTACTTCGCttaacatttagaccaaaaaagtaaaaaaaaaatatctatttcGTTGAGTCGTATCAACTGGTGAACGTATAAAGTATTCAACTATCCAAATATATGACGAcgagataaaataataaaacccGTAATTCAAGTTTGAATTAAATCATAAAAGAACCGGATATTTAGTCAGCGATATTATCGGCATATGAGATGGTGGAACTTCAGCGTTGTCGTCACGCTAGTCATTGACTGCACAATTATAATAACTTCAGTTAACAAACAAAATAGTGAAAATAGAAAACACAATTGTCTTAGAATCATTTGAGCGTTGAAGATGATGGGGTTTTTGTCTCAACCACAATTTTTAGTGCTACTTTCTCGAGAGCTTTTGCTTTTCTCTGGATCTTTCCAAGGCCAAGAGTTCGTGTGACACTTTTCTCCAGTCCTGTTTACCCTTTGGAATACACTACAGCCCTTTGATCCAGACATTTGATCCTTTTGGACAGCTATACGTGGATCATTGTAAAATCCTAATTCTGCAGCTGCTGATCTATATATATtgctataaaataattaattttagttgtttggattttggattgtgattAGTCTTTATGAACCATTAGTTTTGGTCGAGACATGTTACTAGGATAGTACAAGTATCGATCATGATAGCTAGTAACTTATCAGTGAcgtcattattatataatattagcACAACGAATTGGTTATTTTGATTATGATATTTAGTTTAAACAATCTCAAGAGAAGTAAGAATAATAATTCACGAAGCACTAAGAAAAGAATGTAGTTTATTTTACATaagaatatatgtaaaaaaaaagaatatatgtaaaaGATATAATCTGGATGAGCATGATGATGGTTGAGTGGTGTAGTAGAAATTTCATAAAGCTCTTTTACCGATTATATTCTTAAGGTAGTTAGGATATGGACAAAGTCGTGTTggcttttgttttgttatttttctgaGCTTTTGAGACACTAATGTAAAGTTGCACgaagaaaataataagatattAGATGGACCAGCAAAAAGAAAGACTAAAATGACTCTCGATATTGGGCCTACAGAATTATATTTCATCGGCCCACCATCATACCATCCATTTAACTTCCTtcttaaataagaaaaactgaTTTCCTCCTATCGCTCTCTGTCTCTCTCACTCATCTAATCTTTTCATTCTGTTGCCGAGAACGGTGGAGAGATGTACAGCTCACTTGAAACGACGGCTCTGGCGACGTTGTCACCGCGAGGTATGTCCTAAGTTTCGTAATTGGATAACAGAGATCGAGAGatgtatattaaaatctgattttACTTCTTTAGTTTTCAGTTAATATTCGGAATTAATTTTATCTCTTGACATGATTTAATGTTCAGACAACACCACTCATTGAATCTCATTAGTTAGTTAATGTGTCGTAATTTTTCAAACTCTGGTTTCTGATAATTTTCTCTGTTGGGTAATAAAACTTTTTCAAGGAGAATGAAAAAAGACATAACACTCTGTACAATTGATGACATCAAAAGTTAAAAGTTGTTTAGTTGCTATGTTTATCTCTAATCTTGTGCGTAATGTGGATTTATTATAGTAAATGTTACTGCGTAAATAAGTAACCAAAGATAGATACTCCTGCTTATTTGTTGCAAAAGCTTGTGTGTATAAATTGTGACATAACTCTTGTTTTGTAAAGCTTTTTTTCTTAAGCCTTAAGCTTACATGcagttttattatatagttcTTGGAAGAGAATCATCGGAGAAAGACATGTCAATGTCTGGAGGAGACAAACTGATACTCAAAGGGTTAAAGTTTTACGGTTACCATGGAGCTATACCAGAAGAGAAAACTTTGGGGCAGATGTTTCTTGTTGACATTGATGCGTGGGTGAGTCTTAAAAAGGCTGGTGAATCAGACAACTTAGATGACACAATCAGCTACGTTGACATTTTCAGGTTCTTTGCTCGTACCAATACAACTTATCCATGGCCATCACtacatatatagtttatatgGTTTGATTATTGGTTTTGCAGCATAGCTAAAGAAATTGTAGAAGGGCCATCAAGAAACCTTCTGGAGACAGTCGCGGAACTCATCGCGTCCAAAACGCTTGAAACGTTTCCTCGGATAACCGCTGTTCGGGTGAAGGTATCGAAGCCAAATGTTGCACTTATCAAGACTACTATTGATTACTTAGGGGTCGAGATTTTCCGACAGCAAAAGTATTGATTCAAGGAACTGAATAAACTTTGTGTTCAATAATCCTTTTGTCGAGGCAAAGAGAATTGTATccatgaaattatttttatcatattcATTATCAAACGCAATTTATAAAACTTTTACAAATATCAAGAATTAAATATGCTGTCTTTCatataataatagtataaatcAAGAACCATTTATCAGAAAATTGTTTAGTCTTCGGAATCTTCTCGGTTAATGTCATCGAGGATTACAATGAGAGAGACTATAAACGCATAATCAACGTTCGGATAAACCGTAACCGAGAAATTACTCTTCCCTATCAATATGCTCTGTGCGGTATGTTTCTTGTGCATCTGATATAACCACCATAAAAAATTAATCGATCATACTATATAACTAGAGCTACCACGGTTGGTTTAGATTTTTGAGACAAATAATCGGAAAAAAATGATGATTACCTGAGCAACAATGACGTCAGATTTTCCAGCATAGATGACAGATGACCGGTCGATCCAACTCCCTTTGACATGGAAGTCGCATTCCTTCATTTCCTTATTATGAGCCAAGAAAACATCTAGCTTTGGCTTAATCAGCTGAAACATCGACGATCGTTTCAATGTGAATACCAAATCATTTTGGTCTGTGCTCTTTCCTCTGAACACTTGCCACCTATCGTGAAGGCTCACCTTCTACAAATTCATATTTCAAtgagaaaaaatgttaaatcatGGCCATTAGACCAACCTCAACAGCGGATTTTATGCCAAAATTTTTagcaaaataatattaagatattTAGTGGATCCCCTATTTTATTAAGGATTGTGCCACAATTGACTCTTCCAGTCCTTATTTACGGACCTCATTTCTGATAATCTATTCACTGTGCGCGGACTCCACTGCCGCGTGGAAGTCCACGATTggctaatctttttttttaaaaaaaaattcggacaaaaaaaagaaaaaataataaaatattctaaaaagtgTTGTTAAGGATTTTCTGTTAAGGATTTATGGTTGTGGGTGCTCTTAGGGCATCCACAATGGGAGCTCTTGAGAGAATCCTTAGGAAGTGTGGACCCCATTTTCTTAGAGTttgtgcaaaaaaaaatatttaaaatcttttGGTAAGGATCCTTACACTGTTCACGGGCACCATTGACTACGTGGCGATCCGTGAatgatcatttttttgtttttttttttaaaaaaaaatccaggaTTAATCCAAAATGCCCTTGTGCTAAGGACTCCAATGAGTCTCACCATTGCAAATGGTCTTTAGGGAAATGTTTTAAAGAATGATCAAggatgatattaacatatatttactctatatttaccACAATAGAAGTGTGTGTTCTTACATTTTCTTTCAAAGTCAAAATGGGAGTGTCTGATGCGTCGAGTAAGATCCTTTTGTCCGAAAGACTAAACAATGGT comes from the Brassica rapa cultivar Chiifu-401-42 chromosome A01, CAAS_Brap_v3.01, whole genome shotgun sequence genome and includes:
- the LOC103846016 gene encoding dihydroneopterin aldolase 1 → MYSSLETTALATLSPRVLGRESSEKDMSMSGGDKLILKGLKFYGYHGAIPEEKTLGQMFLVDIDAWVSLKKAGESDNLDDTISYVDIFSIAKEIVEGPSRNLLETVAELIASKTLETFPRITAVRVKVSKPNVALIKTTIDYLGVEIFRQQKY
- the LOC103846007 gene encoding protein LURP-one-related 10, encoding MAIVGPNFCAPYPVELGIVRKVMTITDGNFAVTDVNGNLLFKVKEPLFSLSDKRILLDASDTPILTLKENKVSLHDRWQVFRGKSTDQNDLVFTLKRSSMFQLIKPKLDVFLAHNKEMKECDFHVKGSWIDRSSVIYAGKSDVIVAQMHKKHTAQSILIGKSNFSVTVYPNVDYAFIVSLIVILDDINREDSED